AGCGAATAAAGCTTCCTTAAAGTATCAACAGTCCATAAACATTTTTGGTAAAAATTAATTATTTCAGGATCAAAATAAAATTTGTCGTATAAAATTTTTGATAGATATAAGGCAGAATCAAGTTCTCCGTTATTATATTTAAATAAAGCTTTTTCCAAAATTTTTTTATCAATTTTCAGAGAATTTTTTTCAATATATTTATTTGCACTGAATAAGAGTTTTTCTCTTAATTTTTTATCTTCAGGTTTTTTAAAAATCAAATCAGAATATTCCATTACAGCATTTTTATAATCAGCAAGCTTTATGTAAAGATCAGCCCTTTCTTCAGGGCTCTGATTTATAAGTATTATAAAAAATAAAAAACCTTTCATTTTACATACCTCCTCCGAATAGATAATATAAAACAAAAGGACCAAAAATTATAATAAATATTGTAGGCAAAATTAAAAGAATTGTGGGTATTACTATAAGAACAGGGGTTTTTGCAGCTTTTTCTTCTGCTTGATCCCATCTCTTCCTTCTAACTTCATCAGCAAGAGAAGCTAATGTCTGGGTTATTGGTGCACCAAGCTCCTCACCATGGGCTATTGTAATTGCTACAAGTGTAAGATCTGGATGTTGAGTTCTATCAGCAAGGGCTCTTAAAGCCTCAGTCCTTTTTTTACCTAATCTAAGCTCCGAGAGCATTAAGGCAAATTCTTCTCTGAGTGGACATGGGTGCATGGCTTCTGTTACATACTGAAAAGCTGCATTGAATCCCAAACCTGCCTGTACTGCTGTGTTTAATTGGTCTAATGCATCACCAAGATCTTTTTGTATTAAATAATGTCTCCTTTTTATCTCCTGGTTTAAACTAAAATCCTTATAAAAAAATCCCACAAAAAGAACTACAAATCCCATAACAAGACTGAAAGAAAAAGGTGCATTAAAAATAAGCATCATTATTATAATTGAAACAACAAAAAATACAAAACCACTTATTACTTTTTCCATAAGAACTGCTTCCACAGGTTTACCTCTTTCTCCCGCCATTTCCATTTTCCTTTCAAGAGAATGTAAATAATCCTCTGGTAGATATCTTTTTAAAATCTTAACAATTATCTCGGCAAAGGGGGCCAAGTAAGCAAGAATTTTTGAGGCAATTTCAATTCTAACCCTCCTTCTCCTTAATCTCTCAAGACGTGAAGATAAAGCAACTTCTTCAGGTGAAGGAATAAAAGAGAGAACAAGGTAATAAAAAGCAATAAAAGATAATATAAAAATTAAAAGTATCATATTTCTATAGTAATTATTTTTCTTATCCAAAGGGCTGCTATTAAATCAAGCAATGCTGCTATAAAAAGCATTAAAATACCGATAGGTTCTTCAAGCATGGGGGCAAAAAGGTCTGGTTGTGTTATTCTTAATAAAATTAACAAAAAAAGGGGTAAAAGAGTAAGGACTATTGCTGATAACCTTCCTTCCGCAGTAAGGGTATCTATCCTTCTTTTCAATCTTCTTCTTGCTTTTATTGTATCTGCTATACCTGAAAGAACATCAACAAGAGAACCGCCAGTTTTCCTCTGCAAAATTACCGCACTTGTAAATATTTTAAGTTCTCTTGAAGGAATCCTTTCTTCCAGATGATGAAGAGCTTCCTCAAGAGGTACCCCAAGAGAAACCTCATCAAGAACCCTTTTAAATTCTGTTTTCATTGGAGGAGGCATCTGCTGAACAACTATCCTTAAACAGTGATTAAAACCAAGACCAGCCCTCAATCCACTCACAATTAATCTCATCCCTTCCTCCAGTTGGTCATTAAATTTCTCTATCCATTTATTCCTTATCGTATAAGCATACTGAGGGAAGAAAATAATTATAAGAACCGCAAATAAAACTATAACAAAAATTTTTGTAACAAGATTTTTACCAAGAAAGAGGTATGTAATAATGGAGAGAGCAAACAAAACTCTGAATTCAAGTAAAATAAAATTTTTAACAGGAAAATCAGCAGGATCCAGTTTTTGCTGAATATTCCTTATATAATAGATAAAGAATTCTTCAAGAAAAATTATTAAAATATAAATAGCACCTATAATTGAAAGGATAATCAGAATTAAAGTTACCATGATTCCTCTTTCCTCCCTTTATAATATATACTCTGATCAATTTTAACACCCTTAATTTCAAACTCTTCGTGAACTTTTGGTCTTATTCCAGTCCCCATAAATTCACCTATAATCTCACCTTTTTCGGAGACCCCCTTCTGTTTAAAAATAAATATATCCTGCATTGTTATTATATCTCCCTCAATACCTGTAATCTCTGATATTTTTGTAACCCTCCTTTTTCCATCTCTCATTCTTTCTACAAAAACTATAAAATCAATGGCAGAAGCAATGTAATTTCTTATTGCTGAAACAGGAAGCTCAGTTCCAGCCATTAAAACCATTGTTTCAAGCCTGTATAATGTATCCCTTGGTGAGTTTGCGTGAACTGTTGTTAATGACCCCTCATGCCCTGTGTTCATAGCCTGGAGCATATCAAGTGCTTCTCCTCCTCTACACTCACCAACTATTATCCTATCGGGTCTCATTCTTAAAGCATTTCTAACAAGATCTCTTATTGTGATTTCTCCTTTTCCCTCTATATTGGGTGGTCTTGCTTCAAGTCTTACTATATGAGGTTGCTGGAGTCTCAGCTCAGCAGTATCTTCAATCGTGACTATCCTTTCATCCTCAGGAATGAATGAAGATAAAACATTTAAAAGGGTTGTTTTACCTGAACCAGTTCCACCTGCCACAACTATATTTTTCTTTACATATACACAAGCTTTTAAAAAATCAACCATAAAATCTGCTATAGAACCAAAATTAATGAGATCCTTATAGGTGAATGGTTCTTTCCTAAATTTTCTTATAGTTATCGTGGGACTGTCAATAGAAACAGGAGGAAGTGTTATATTTACTCTTGAACCATCAGGCAATCTTGCATCACATAGAGGGGAAGCCTCATCAACCCTTCTTCCAATTGGTGCAACAATTCTTTCTATCACCATCCTCAGTTGAGCTTCATTGAAAAAGCTTCTATCAGTCAAATAAATTTTTCCTCCTTTTTCTATGTAAATCTTATTAGGAGCATTAACCATAATTTCAGTAACCTCAGGATCAGCAAGAAGATCTTCAAGTGGACCAAGTCCGAGTATTTCTTTTATCATATCCTCCACAAATTTTTTTCTAACCTCTTGAGACGGTAAAGGAATATTAAATTCATCCAATTTTTCCACTATTAACTTTTCCACCTTTTTTCTAATTTCTTCTCTCGATGCAGCACTCTCCACTGTTGCTGTAAGTTCACCAGATAATGTCATTTCTCTGATAATATGTGCATGGATTAACTTTTTTACTTCAAAAGGAACCTCTTCTACAACTTCTTCCACTATAACACTCTCAACTGGTCTTGATTCAGCTACTACCTCTGTTACTTTTTTCTCATCTTTATCTTCTCTTTTCCTTCTTTTAAAAATACCACTTAAAAAATCTCTTTTTACCTCTTTCCTCTTTTCCAAAAAATCTTCCCTCTTTAATTCACCTAAAATAAAACTTGAAATCTCCTTAATTTTATCTTTAATGACCTGTGAGATCTTTTCCTTGCCTGTATCAAAACCAAATTCAGTAATACTTAAAACTGACTCATCCTCCGGTAAAATAAAAAGAACCTCTTTTTCCAAAATCTTTTCTATTTCTTCAAGAGAAATTCCCTCTTCATTAAAGAAGTTTATTACATATTCTATCTTCTGGGGAGGATAATACCTTAATCTGAAAATTTCCCTTAAATTCTTTGATTTTGCAAGTGATAGAAAATCATTTTTCATTACAACAAAAATTAGATCCACAACATCAAGAATATTCAAAATTTTTTCATCAATGGTGTGCCCACAATCAAAAAGCACATAATCATAATCAGGCTCAATTCTCTTTAATAAGGGACTTATAAATTCGTATTCCTTATCCCATATTTCACCAGTTTTAGAAAATATCATATGAAGTTTTGAGGGATAAGAAGAATAACCGTATATAAATTCACCTTTAAACTTTTTCTCCTTTTTGAAACTATCAAGGGCTTCTTTAAAACTCTTCTTTGAATCTGAGCCGAAAATGTAGGGAAGATCCCCGTGATTTTCTGCTTCAATTAAAAGTGCACTCTTTTTTTTCAGAGAAATTTCATAAGATAAAAGTGAGGACAAAACAGATACCCCTACACCTCCCTTTGCACCTATCAAAGCATATTTCTTCATAACTACTCTTTTTCTTTCAAGGTCTCAAGAACATAGAAATCATTTGTGTAAGGGTCCCAAAATCCTGATAAACCTATCGTTTCAAAAAAGGAAAAGGGAACAAATAAAACTTTATCAATAATTTTTACCTCAGGCTGAAGCGGAAAAGCAACCCCATCCATCTCAAGAGTTGACTTTTCAACTGATAAGAAAGATTGTCTTTTACCAAAATTTATTTCAGCCAACTTTCCTTCCTCTATCCATTTATATCCAATATCAAGTTCTTTTTTAAATAAATCTGAAAGTTCAAAATAGGTATTACCATCAATAATTTTTGTAGGAATATAAAATTCCTTTGTTTTTGTCCCTTTAAAAATATGAATCTGTGCTGCTCCTCTTTCATAGGGTAATACATAAGGCGTGACAATAAAAACCACATCCTTTATAACATCATTACGAGTAACCCTTGAAAATAGTAGCTTCCCAAGTAAAGGAATTTTACCGAGGATTGGTAAATAACTTCTAAATTCCTGAACATTTTTTCTTTTTAAGCCCCCTATCAGAATACTCTCACCTGGTAAGAGTTTAACTTCAACTTTTGCACTATTCTTCCTTATAGCTGGTACAACAGCTCCTTGAAAAGTAACAGCATTTGCATAATCAAGATCAGAAATTTCTGGTTCCAAATTTAATATTATATAACCTTCATCATCAAGTTTACCTGAAATTTTAAGTTTTACACCGTATTCTTTCCATTCAATAGTAGCAGTTCCAAGTGCCTGTGCTATCACTACAGGTATCTCTCCGCCACTCAGAAATTCTGATGTTTTGTCTTCAAGAACCACAAGGGATGGATTGGATAAGATTTTCAATACACCTTTTTCCTCAAGAAAATTAAGTGTACTTGATAAATTAGTTGTTCTCTTTATTGGTCCTATATCGAGAGGAAAAGTTTCTGGAATTTTATATTCTGAAAATCCGATTTGCTTTAGCCACTCCCAACCATAATCAGTATTAATGCTTCTTTCCACTTCAAGAACCCAAACATCAGTTCTTAAGGTTTTAGGTTTATAAAATTGGAGAGGATCTCTCTTTTTTATTACACACTCTATTTCCTGTGTTCCCCTGTCTGTAAAAATTATAATGTTTGTTACACCTTCCTTCATCGCATTCAGTAAAACTTCTCGGTCAGAAAGGAGTCTCATTCCCAGAATATCAGGATTACCGATAGCAACACTTTTAACGGGTCTCACAAACTTAAAAAGTTTTGAATATCCCTCAAATAATACAAGATATGAAACAATAAACAGTTTTAAAATCATTTTTCCACCTCTTCTTTTTCAAGATAAAAGGTAAGTGATGTATTTTGAAAAACATTAATTTCTTTAATTACATCTTTATAATTTTTAGCAGAAAATTTAAATCTGTATCTTCCGGGAGGAATTATTAATTCTTTTTTTCCCTTTTCGAGAGTATAAGGCGGTAAAGGGGTACCAAGTATAACCAGTTTAACATCTGGGATATTTTGCATGGTTTTTGCATCCACTACTTCCAATATAAGTGAAACCTTTTGAAGCTCAGGTTTATTCATAGTTTCTTCAATAGGAATTTCTATTTTATAAGGATCCGACTCTGGGGAATAATAAAAGCATCCCCCACTGAGGATCAAAATTAAAGCCCATCTAATCGTTTTCATAGTATTCTAATATTTTATTATTTTAAATTAAAAATTTTCAACCTACAATTTTAAAAAAAAATTTTACAAAAGTCAAGCTATTATAGAAATTTGATTTTTGAAAAAAATTTTGTTATAATTCTATACTTGAATTTTAAAAAATAAACTCTTATAATTTAACTTTTAAAACAACCATGAAAGGAAAAAGGAAGGAATTTACCGGTATAGTTGTTTCTGATAAAATGGATAAAACCGTCGTTGTGCTTGTAGAAAGACGGGTGAGGCATCCTTTGTATAAAAAGGAAATAAAGAAAAGGAAAAAATTCTATGCTCATGATGAAAAAAATGAATGTAAAATAGGAGATAAGGTAAGAATTATGGAAACAAGACCGCTTTCAAAATTGAAAAGATGGAGAGTTGTTGAAATAATTGAAAGGGCACCAGGATTTGAGGAAGAAGGAGGGGAAAAATGATACAGCAGCAATCAAGACTTAAAGTTGCTGACAATACAGGTGCTCTTGAAGTAATGGTAATTAGGGTTCTTGGCGGGAGTTCAAGAAAATATGGCACTGTGGGAGATATATGCAGAGCAACTGTCAAAAAAATAGGAACAGGCTCACAGATAAAGGAAGGTGAAAAGGTTTGGGTTGTAATTGTTAGAACAAAAAAAGAAATAAATAGGAAAGATGGTTCAACAATAAGATTTGATGATAATGCAGCAGTTATTATTGATCCAAGTGGAGAGCCAAAGGGAACAAGAGTCTTTGGTCCAGTAGCAAGAGAATTAAGGGAAAAAAGATTTATGAAAATTGTTTCTCTTGCTCCGGAGGTATGGTAAATG
The sequence above is a segment of the candidate division WOR-3 bacterium genome. Coding sequences within it:
- a CDS encoding type II secretion system F family protein, yielding MILLIFILSFIAFYYLVLSFIPSPEEVALSSRLERLRRRRVRIEIASKILAYLAPFAEIIVKILKRYLPEDYLHSLERKMEMAGERGKPVEAVLMEKVISGFVFFVVSIIIMMLIFNAPFSFSLVMGFVVLFVGFFYKDFSLNQEIKRRHYLIQKDLGDALDQLNTAVQAGLGFNAAFQYVTEAMHPCPLREEFALMLSELRLGKKRTEALRALADRTQHPDLTLVAITIAHGEELGAPITQTLASLADEVRRKRWDQAEEKAAKTPVLIVIPTILLILPTIFIIIFGPFVLYYLFGGGM
- a CDS encoding type II secretion system F family protein, giving the protein MVTLILIILSIIGAIYILIIFLEEFFIYYIRNIQQKLDPADFPVKNFILLEFRVLFALSIITYLFLGKNLVTKIFVIVLFAVLIIIFFPQYAYTIRNKWIEKFNDQLEEGMRLIVSGLRAGLGFNHCLRIVVQQMPPPMKTEFKRVLDEVSLGVPLEEALHHLEERIPSRELKIFTSAVILQRKTGGSLVDVLSGIADTIKARRRLKRRIDTLTAEGRLSAIVLTLLPLFLLILLRITQPDLFAPMLEEPIGILMLFIAALLDLIAALWIRKIITIEI
- a CDS encoding ATPase, T2SS/T4P/T4SS family — translated: MKKYALIGAKGGVGVSVLSSLLSYEISLKKKSALLIEAENHGDLPYIFGSDSKKSFKEALDSFKKEKKFKGEFIYGYSSYPSKLHMIFSKTGEIWDKEYEFISPLLKRIEPDYDYVLFDCGHTIDEKILNILDVVDLIFVVMKNDFLSLAKSKNLREIFRLRYYPPQKIEYVINFFNEEGISLEEIEKILEKEVLFILPEDESVLSITEFGFDTGKEKISQVIKDKIKEISSFILGELKREDFLEKRKEVKRDFLSGIFKRRKREDKDEKKVTEVVAESRPVESVIVEEVVEEVPFEVKKLIHAHIIREMTLSGELTATVESAASREEIRKKVEKLIVEKLDEFNIPLPSQEVRKKFVEDMIKEILGLGPLEDLLADPEVTEIMVNAPNKIYIEKGGKIYLTDRSFFNEAQLRMVIERIVAPIGRRVDEASPLCDARLPDGSRVNITLPPVSIDSPTITIRKFRKEPFTYKDLINFGSIADFMVDFLKACVYVKKNIVVAGGTGSGKTTLLNVLSSFIPEDERIVTIEDTAELRLQQPHIVRLEARPPNIEGKGEITIRDLVRNALRMRPDRIIVGECRGGEALDMLQAMNTGHEGSLTTVHANSPRDTLYRLETMVLMAGTELPVSAIRNYIASAIDFIVFVERMRDGKRRVTKISEITGIEGDIITMQDIFIFKQKGVSEKGEIIGEFMGTGIRPKVHEEFEIKGVKIDQSIYYKGRKEESW
- a CDS encoding pilus assembly protein N-terminal domain-containing protein gives rise to the protein MILKLFIVSYLVLFEGYSKLFKFVRPVKSVAIGNPDILGMRLLSDREVLLNAMKEGVTNIIIFTDRGTQEIECVIKKRDPLQFYKPKTLRTDVWVLEVERSINTDYGWEWLKQIGFSEYKIPETFPLDIGPIKRTTNLSSTLNFLEEKGVLKILSNPSLVVLEDKTSEFLSGGEIPVVIAQALGTATIEWKEYGVKLKISGKLDDEGYIILNLEPEISDLDYANAVTFQGAVVPAIRKNSAKVEVKLLPGESILIGGLKRKNVQEFRSYLPILGKIPLLGKLLFSRVTRNDVIKDVVFIVTPYVLPYERGAAQIHIFKGTKTKEFYIPTKIIDGNTYFELSDLFKKELDIGYKWIEEGKLAEINFGKRQSFLSVEKSTLEMDGVAFPLQPEVKIIDKVLFVPFSFFETIGLSGFWDPYTNDFYVLETLKEKE
- the rpsQ gene encoding 30S ribosomal protein S17, producing MKGKRKEFTGIVVSDKMDKTVVVLVERRVRHPLYKKEIKKRKKFYAHDEKNECKIGDKVRIMETRPLSKLKRWRVVEIIERAPGFEEEGGEK
- the rplN gene encoding 50S ribosomal protein L14, with amino-acid sequence MIQQQSRLKVADNTGALEVMVIRVLGGSSRKYGTVGDICRATVKKIGTGSQIKEGEKVWVVIVRTKKEINRKDGSTIRFDDNAAVIIDPSGEPKGTRVFGPVARELREKRFMKIVSLAPEVW